From Canis lupus familiaris isolate Mischka breed German Shepherd chromosome 16, alternate assembly UU_Cfam_GSD_1.0, whole genome shotgun sequence:
caggtcatgatcccaaggtccaggtATCTtgcattgagctctctgctctgaggggagcctgcttctccctctccctcagcctgctactcccccccacttgtgttctctatctctgtcaaataaataaataaaatatatttttttaattaaaaaaaaccataaaaataaaaatttgtatgaaaGAGCAAGGAGCCAAATATACATTTGTAGTACTTAAAGCAATGTGGTTTTTGTTCAGGAATAAGGCAAAGATCAAAAGAAcaagagtccagaaacagatgtACATAGATATGTGGGTATTTAGCATATCATAAAATTGCTAATTTAAGTCTGTGAGAAATGGTGGTAGAACAATTTGattacctttttaatttattttctagttatatatacctttttaaatAGTTGCTCTAGAAATTACAATATGCACTTTTAACTTACCATGATCTACATGGAGTTTATGAATTACTTCAGGTGAAATCTAGGAACCTTGAATAGTATGCTTTCATTTACCTGCCCATCCCCAATCTTTAGTGCTGTCATACTATACTTCTTAAATTTACATTATAAATCCCCAAATAGAAgactgctgtaaaaaaaaaaaaaggctgctgtAATTTTTGCTTTAGTCATATCTTTTGAAGAAACTAAGAGGAAAACTATTATGCACAcagctatatatatgtatatccttttatatttgttatatactTACCATTTCTGGAACTCTTCATTCCTTCCTATCAACTTGAGTAGCTACCTGGCACcatattcatttcctttcaacctgaagaatttcctttaaagGGTATTTCTTACAGTACATCTTGCAGATGATGaattctttctgattttgatcatttaaaaatgtctttaatctGCCTTCATTTTTGATGAATTGTTTTGCTGgttgagtttttcttttccacattttaaaaatgctattccCAAATCTTCTGGCCTTCATTAATTCCCATGAGAAGCCAGTCACTACTTCTTCtattgttcccccccccccaagccggttttattgagatataataaacatataatgcTATATTAATTTAAGGtacatgtgcatacatatacaccacatcgtccttatccattcatctatcaattttcattatctttgagtaaatacccagtagtggaattactggatcatatgtggtagttcatttcttaattttttgaggaacttccatactgttttttgcagtggttgtaccagtttgcattcccaccaacagtgcacaagggttccattttctctatatctcacccaacacttgttatttcttgtcttttttattttagccattctgacaggtatgaagtgatatctcattgtggttttgatttgcatttccctgatgataagggatgttgaatatctttccatgtgtctgttggccatctgtaggtgtTCTTTGGTAAAATTCaggtctcctgcccatttttaaattggattatttgtgtgtgagagGGAGTTGagtaagttatttatatattttggttattaactgcttatcaaatatatcatttgcaaatatcttctcccactcagtttttggcctttttcttttggtggtggttttcttcactgtgctgCAAAAAACTTTTGAcatagtctcaatagtttattttggcttttgcttcccttgccttaggagacacatctagaaaaatgttgctatggccaatgtcagagaaacaCTACctgtttttaaggaattttatggtttctggtctcacatttaagtctttattcccttttatttttgtgtatggtattagaaagtggtccagtttcattcttttacatgtagctgcccagtttttccagcaccatttatgctGGAAAAGACTGTCTTCctctcattgtatatttttgcctccttggtCATACATACATcatgattatatataattttgggtttacttctgggctttCTCTTCTGTTACAGTAATCTATtgcttttgtgccaggaccatactgtttttattactacagctttatagtataccttgaaatctagaattgttATACCTCTTGCTTTGTTCTTTACCAAGATTACTTTGCCTactcagagtcttttgtggttccaagcTAATTTCAGTAATATTTGTTCTCCtgttgtgaaaaatgctgttggtattttttttttaatttttatttatttatgatagtcacagagagagagagagattgaggcagagacacaggcagagggagaagcaggctccatgcactgggagcccgatgtgggattcgatcccgggtctccaggatcgcgccccgggccaaaggcaggcgccaaaccgctgcgccacccagggatccctgctgttggtattttgataggggttatactgaatctgtacattgctttgggtaatacagacattttaacaatgtaattcttccaatccaggagtatggaatatctttccatttgtttgtgtcatcttcaatttccttcatcagtgttttatagttttcacagtaTGGGTCTTTCaactctttggttaagtttattcctaggtattttattctgtttggtgcaactgtaaatggaggtttgttgttgttgttttaaggattttattagagagagacagagaatgaatgggagaggggcagagggagagagaaaagcaaacttcccgctaaacagggagcctgacacaggactctatccccaggaccctgagatcatgacctgagctgaaagcagacacttaaccacacAGTGCCCTATGTACATGGAGTCTCTTAATTTCTACTACTTTTTTGTTAATGTGTAGACATACTACTGATTTCTgagtattaattttgtatccttcaactttATTGACTTCATTTACTACTTCCAGTagttttttgtggagtctttaggattttctacatatagtattatgtcatctgtatACAGTCACCATTTAACCTATTTATCAAAAtgaatacttctttttcttgtctgattgctgtggctaggacttccaggattatgttgaataaaagtagtaagagtggacatctttgtcttgttcctcatcttaggggaaaagttctcaaTTTTTTACCAGTaagatattagctgtgggtttttcatatatggcctttattgtgttgaggtatgCTTTCTCTAAAcatattttgttgagtttttatcatgaatggatgttgaattttatcagattttttttctgcatctattgagatgatcatatgatttgtATCCTTTGTTTTGCTGATGTGGTGTATCTCGCTGATTgattgtgaatactgaaccatccttgcatccctggaataaatcccacttgattatggtgaatggtccttttaatgtattggtggatttggtttgctaatattttgttgaggatttttgcatctatgttcatcaggaatattagcctgcagttttctgtttttgtggtgtctttggttttgaCATCAggttaatgctggcctcattaaatgtatatggaaaccttccttcttctattttttggaatagtttgaggaaaataggttttaacttttctttaaatgtttggtagaatttacctatGAAGACATCTGTTCCTGGActtttttgttagtttctttATTATTGATTCTGTTTCGGTACTAGTCATCAAtctgatcattttttaatttcttcttgattcagtttcaGAAGATTGTATGcttctaaaaatttatccatttctttaaggttgtccaatttgtgagcatatgtttatcttttcaaagaactagttcttggtttcatttttttttccagtcctcatttatttctgctctgatatctattatttcttccttctacaTACCTTggactttgttcttccttttctgtttcctttagatgtaaggttagattgtttgagctttttattgtttcttgagataggccttATTGTTACATATGTCCCTCTTAGAACTGCCTTTGCTATGTCCCAATATTTGGgaatgttgtgtttccattttcatttgtctccatgtattttgttgatttctctttgctttgttcACTCATAGTTGTTCACTatcatgttgtttagcctccatgtggttcccccccccccccccgccttttcttttgttatttctagtttcatactgttgtagtcagaaaagatgcacaGTATGCTTCATTCTTCTGAAGTACTAATCATATGGTTGTTCTCCTGCATTTaatgtgtcatttttctctggctgctttgaagatttctttggctttcaGCAGTTTGACTATGATGTATGCCTAGGAAAGCTACTTTGTGTTTATCCAGACCGGTGTTCACTGAACTTCATGGATCCCTTTCATCTGCAGTTTTTAAGAGTAATCTCTCCTTCATCTTTTGGGCTCTGATAAGTTTTCCAGCATCTCTAGAAAGTTGGGGAGTTTTTtgtagcctacttaaaaaacaaacaaacaaacaaacaaacaagaacaaaaaaattgcTCCAGATTTAGCTATCTGTGGAAGGATTTATACAATCACATCACTTGACTACCAGTAAACTCCCTCTTACTATTAGGTTtgggaagaaagaggcagaaacccaTGTCacacattcacaaaaataaatccttataaaTTGGGACTCACTAGAGGGCAAACACCTTTATCTGCTATTACTGAGGTATTCAGCCAGCAACAGAACTTGGAGAGAGCTGTGAAGGATAAAAGCTAGAATGTAGTGCATAGAAAACGTGTGTTCTCTTATTTGGAGTGATGTTTGAAAGTTTGTGTCGACagatttttttggagggggcaGTGTCTTCTGTGAGCTCCTTGTGACTATGCAGATGTCATATGAAGATTAGCATATCAGATGTAAATTATCACTGAGCACACTTAACTATGCTTGAAGGGAAAAGACAGTGTTTGGGGCTCACAAGTGTACTCTAATTATAAATGTGGAAGAGGTTACAGCTATTCTTGTATTTTGATAAGTTCTAAAAGCTGTACCCATGCAGAATAAAGGATCTaaagtgggagggaggagagaaaaaaaaccatATTGAAACATATAGCAAATCTGGAAGctataaaatgagggaaatgcCTTATATCCTGGAGCTCTGGAAATGCCTACTTGGGAGATgtatcctcccctcctccctctcctctctccctctgtccatcatTTCCAGCTCTGCAGACTAAAGCACAACCATCCTGTCTGGGCACAGAGTCATGACATCAAACATCATGTCAGAGGGTGAAGACTACAATATTATTAGGAGAAAGAATTTAGTCCGGGTAAAACTAAAAActagggtttttgttgttgttgttcttttcctttgtggaaggaaaaaggagtggaatatatgaagaaaattgtTGATTCTCCATGTCCCAAAGCAAGACACTTACAATTTGCAGCTGCCTACAACCTTGGAAGAGCTTATTATGAAGGGAAAGGCGTCAAACGatcagatgaggaagctgaaaggTAGTTTTTAGCTGAgaacaagattttcttttttttaatcaaatgctGACACAAAGAATAACTTGCCTTGCCTTTCTCTTTTAGACTGTGGCTTTTTGCTGCAGACAATGGAAATCCAAAAGCTAGTGTGAAGGCTCAAAGTATCCTAGGATTGTATTATTCAACAAAAGAGCCTAAAGACTTAGAAAAGGTAACACtgatctatttgtttttaatgttagcACATGTAGATTAGTatttatttcactatttcttttttgaacGGTGGGTGGTGAAGACTGAATGTtcagttttaaagatttcttatagttctttaaaatgtaaagaaagtttACATTTTAGCATCTCAAAGCTCATTTCACCCTTTATTCATCCTCACTTCTACCAAAGGAGTCCACAGATGTGAGAGCATTTCGTATGCTATAAAAAGTcacacaaacaaaataataaaaacaaaataccatgaaAGCTAAGAGAGTCCTGAAATATAGCCCAAATCCTTCAcatgtgaataaattaaaattaatttgttctGAGAAAGTAATGATGCTAAGAAGTAAAATACACCAAAAACCCCTAGCTAAAAATTAAATCCATGTAAGGTTTTTACAGAAATACAATCTCTTTATTCATTAATGACTGAAACATTTTCTAAGAAATCCTATGGGGAGAAGGAAATGTAGAGCCAAGTCCTACTGTAAAAGGCATTAAGGACAAATGTATAAGAAACACATAGCAACCAAGACCCTCTTCGGATAACTGAACAGCcacttggaaataattttttgaacTAATTCATATTCATTGTAGCTGCATATTGGGCAAATGTGCTCACGACCACCTGCAGCTTTTATCTTGGTTGCCTCTGATCTCAGTGGGCACCATCTCTTGAGATCCACCTGGAGCTCTGACTGTCCCTCAGCCTCAGCTCTGCTCTCTCTGCTGTGCCTCATTGCAGGTGTGTCTCAAAGCCTAGCAGACACTTAGTTCCTACTTCCTACCTTCCTGATCCTCCAGAGAAATGTGAAACTCTTGAATCCTAAGACAGCTGCACTGTCTAGACTGTGACCTAACCTACACTGTGGGTAGAAAACAGATGGGCTCACCTTAGCATTCTCTCCTAGGTATGTGAAACTAGTGCTAACCTGAAACACACTCAAGGTGCTAGAACAGTGTCCTAGACATTAATTAATAGTGCCATCTTTTAATTACAGATCTTTCTTTCTAGTATTCCCTTACAATTTCCCCTGGTGAATAAGTTGCAATTGTGTTTTTTCTTAGGCATTTTATTGGCACTCGGAGGCATGTGGCAATGGAAACCTGGAGTCCCAAGGTGCACTTGGACTAATGTATTTTTATGGACAAGGCATCCGCCAGGATACTGAAGCTGCCCTGGAGTGCTTAAGGGAAGCAGCAGAACGTGGAAATGTCTATGCTCAAGGGAATCTTGTGGAATACTACTATAAGATGAAATTTTTTACCAAGTGTGTTACATTTTCCAAAAGGTAAATAAGCTCCATGGAAGAATTTACAACACCTCCTACTAGATGTTCTGCACCCAGGTCTGTTCATAGAACTTGCCGCAATATTAGAAAAgatggctactgagcacttgaaatggggCTAGTGCCTCTGAGGGCCGAACTGTTACATTTCAttggattttaattaatttaaatagccatcTGTATTTAGTAGCTGCCATATTGAATAGTATAATTCTATGCCATTAGTCTTCAGGATTTCAGTGCTATTTGCTCTATATACCAGCTGAGCGATCTTAATCTAGTTTAACTTTTTTGGGAcatcaatttccttttttataaagaagaaaatgcttctacagaattataaaaatggTGTATATAAAGTACTTAACATAGTTTAGCATAACagaaatgcttattaaatatgttttaatttcttcctagACTCTTTAGGCACAAGTTCTATCACTGCACAATTGCAAGATAGCTTGATAAAgattgtaaaatgagaataatggttAAAAGATgtcaacaaaaaaaacaaaaaaaaaataaaagatgtcaacattaacatttcataaaataacatGGAGATTTCTCTGAGCCCATGTACTTTCCTACATTTATTTGCTCATAACTTAAAAAAGCAATGTACCAAGAAAAGCAAACCTGATGTCCTCTAGAGACACTATAAGGCCCTGCTGATGTTTCCCTCCCAATAATGCCTCACAGAGCTGCCAGGTCCCCCTCTTCCCTAGCCCAGGGTGGGGCAGCCATCTGCAACACAGGATGAAAGAGCTGGTTCTACCCTCTATCCCCCAGTATCATGACTTCCAGGCAGTGGGCCACTTAAAAGTATGATCCCCAAAGTCCCAAATCTTCAAGTTAACACCAAGACTTTAAATCGTTCTTAAAATCTTTCAGACTTTCCATCATTGTCCACATTCCTATTCCCCATAATATCATGGGTAACATGGGGTTGAGTAGATTTCATTCTCACACAACTCTCCATACTTGTGTCAGGGTGAAAAAGGAGGACTTCTTTTTCTTACCCATTTTTAACAAAGATAGATGTGTGAGTTACAGTATGTTTTCTGACCCTATGTGACCAAAGTCCAAATTTAAGGCCAATGTTTGAATAAATGacccaaagaaatagaaaatgcctTTCCCCCATTGTTTAAATCTGCAAAGTgatattaagtttaaaatattaatgttacaagaaaaaaaaaagaaatacatctttttCAGTGGTTGTTAATCCCGATATAAGTAGTATCAGAGAGGCTGTGATATAACCACTCTGGTGGTTCCTCTTCCCCtggtttttaactttatatttacCCTTCACCACATAATAAACAACTCAGTTCTCAAACGGGGAGAAATAAGGGATATCACTGGGGTACAAGGACAATTTCTGAACATGTCCTTTTTAACTTCACAATTAACCATCACAACAGGATTGCTGACTACGATGAGGTTCATGACATCCCCATGATAGCACAGGTCACGGACTGTCTCCCGGAATTCATCATCAGGGGCATGGCCATGGCATCCTTCTACCACGCCCGCTGTCTTCAGCTCGGCTTGGGTGTCACAAAGGATGAAGCAACAGCTAAACTCTACTATTCTAAAGTAAGTAAAAGCCTAAGAACATATATAAATTGACCCAAATAGAAAATTTCTGAGCTTTTAGTTAAGCCTTGAACATCTTTATGGGTTAGCATCTTTTTCCTACTGAACTGTTGTGCAGATCACCAGTGTGGGAGGGGTTGTCAGACACAGGGATTGTCTGCAGACAATTTGGCCAGATTCTTACAAACTCCGATGATAAAAAGTCCCATTTTGATGCAAATTATTGTCTCAGCACCCTGCTACTCTGCAGCCTCAGGCCCAGGACCAAGACCTTAAGGCCAGAATGCTGATGCCTTCTTCCACCCGGAAGTGTGAATCTATTCTCATTCTAGTACCTTAATGAAATCTAgtgttgtattttttatttttttgaaatctagtgttttaaaatgtcatgtaTGACATCTGCCACACTTCAGAGGAGTATGCATGAGTTTGAGTTAATCAGTGGAAATAAATCTTTTCATGTTTCAATTCATGTGCTTTAGACCCCAAATGGATTTCATGTCTAAAATCAAGCAACTAAAAAAGTGGGAAGGGGGTTGGGGATAGGAGAAGTCATTATGAATAAGTGCaagtatggtttttaaaaaatgaatatgataaaaACTGTACATGCCTTAGTTAGGTCCATGACATCCATGAAGTCCAAACTAGAATTAttatcttcttaaaatttataaagcaatttGTGGGGTGCACAAGTTGTTTAGCTGGAGCAGGGAACAAGAGAAAGAACCATTTCCTAAATCCTTTGCCTGAATCTGACAATAGTACAGCAGTGGTTCCCAAGCTTGTCTCCATCTTAAAATCACCcggggatcttttaaaaattccaaagccCAGACCTTATTTCAGAACAAATGAATCACGAGCTTTTCAGGGGAGCTCCAATGTGCAGGCAACTTTGGAAACCCTACGTTATTTTGTTTGAGATTAGAATTTCCAGAGCATTAAGTCCACATCAACACATAAATATAGGAACACAGTACACAAATACAACTGATGTTTGAGATATTTACCACTACACCATCCTGTTAGTAAGAAAAatagttgtcaaaaaaaaaaaaaaaaaaaaaaaagaaaaatagttgtctttaacttttaaaaaaatcgaaAACCTCTCTGAATTATACCAATTTCCAAACCAAGTCATTTTCAGGTTCTGTGCCATCCATCATGTCCTTTCTAAATAAATGCAAGCAGAGAAAAATCTGGGCCAAATATATCCtgaaatgtgtatatattcattCCAAATACAACAGTAGAGCAAACAGACTGCAGTCTTAAAACTATTTTCCACATGGTGGGAGATAAGATCCCCATTACTCAATTTTGACTACTGTATTTTACagaagatgcttttaaaaatggagaaaattcaaGAGCAGCAGGCCAGGGAAGGGTCTGGAATCCTGTCATATGAGCTGTGATAAGAGAAACTGAGTattatattcaggaaaaaaaggacaGGAGAGGGTGTGGACAGTGGTCTTCACCAGACTGAAAGGCTGTCCTACAGAAAAGGAAcagctggggagggagcagaACCATACatagccaaaggcaggtgttaagtGTGAAAAAGGTAAGGTCCTGGGGGTGCAGAGACTGTGTAAGGTCGGGAGACCCAGGCCTGCTCTCAGCTCTGCCACCAACAGGATAGGTGACTGCCAGCTActttgcctctctgggtctccaggaaacCAGCTTCGTATATTCTTCTAGGACCTCTTCACTGAAGCTAAAGTATATGGAGGGAAATTTTAGCTTAGTGTAAAGAAAAATCTTCTAATACAACTGctcaggaaagaaacagaagttttTCCTAGAAGACGTGTCTTAGCAACTAAGCAGGTATCCAGTGACCAAGTGTCTGGATCTGATCTGGGTCTGATCTGTGTCTAACCTCTGATGTCTCTTCCAAATTCTTGATGTTCTAGACCGTTTTACATGCATTATTACTGCTCGCTTTTTACtttatcataataaaatgttattttaaagtaagATTATCATAGATGCTGCTATTCATATAAGATAGTAGCaagtttgggcagccccggtggctcagcggtttagcgctgccttcagtccagggtgtgatcctggagaccctggatcgagtcccacgttgggctccctgcatggagcctgcttctccctctgcctgtgtctctacccctctctctctctctctcatgaataaataaataaatcttaaaaaaaagataatagcaaGTTTGAGGCTAAATGTTAATGCTTTCCATgttacttattttaataatttgtaac
This genomic window contains:
- the LRP2BP gene encoding LRP2-binding protein produces the protein MKLTSEKLPKNPFYTSLSQYGAKNPKFFQWRKEKTDHYSHLNLVDKALQLLKERIRRGDALAYFLRGQLYFEEGWYEEALEQFEEIKEKDHQATYQLGVMYYDGLGTPIDTEKGVEYMKKIVDSPCPKARHLQFAAAYNLGRAYYEGKGVKRSDEEAERLWLFAADNGNPKASVKAQSILGLYYSTKEPKDLEKAFYWHSEACGNGNLESQGALGLMYFYGQGIRQDTEAALECLREAAERGNVYAQGNLVEYYYKMKFFTKCVTFSKRIADYDEVHDIPMIAQVTDCLPEFIIRGMAMASFYHARCLQLGLGVTKDEATAKLYYSKACRLNPALAEELHCLLIRQRI